A region from the Serinibacter arcticus genome encodes:
- a CDS encoding alpha-N-arabinofuranosidase, with protein MTPARLTLDPAFCVGPVRRRTFGSFVEHLGRCVYTGIHDPAHPSADADGFRQDVIDLTRELGVSTVRYPGGNFVSGYRWEDGVGPLENRPTRLDLAWHSSDPNTVGVDEFMRWARKAGVEPMMAVNLGTRGVQEALDLLEYCNVGKGTALADRRRANGAEEPHGIRMWCLGNEMDGPWQIGHKTAHEYGRLAAETARAMRMIDPGLELVVCGSSGSGMPTFGAWEQTVLTETYEHVDHVSAHAYYWEEDGDLDSFLASAVDMDGFIDAVVATADAVRAAGKHTKRINVSFDEWNVWYQKRAESRPPTGDDWPIAPVLLEDTYTVADAVVVGSLIISLLRHTDRVHAASLAQLVNVIAPIMTEPGGRVWKQTIFHPFAQASRLARGEVLRPVIASDTYATAKFGDVPLVDGVATYDAETGETVVFAVNRSTTDTVPLAVELRAHGITLIEATSYAHADPRWSASVDDDDTVLPRPNGSAAITADGEVTMDLPPVSWNVLRLGRA; from the coding sequence ATGACCCCCGCTCGTCTCACGCTCGACCCCGCCTTCTGCGTCGGTCCCGTCCGCCGCCGCACCTTCGGGTCGTTCGTGGAGCACCTCGGACGCTGCGTCTACACCGGGATCCACGACCCGGCGCACCCGAGCGCCGACGCCGACGGCTTCCGGCAGGACGTCATCGACCTGACGCGCGAGCTCGGCGTCTCCACCGTGCGCTACCCGGGCGGCAACTTCGTCTCCGGCTACCGCTGGGAGGACGGCGTCGGCCCGCTCGAGAACCGCCCCACGCGCCTCGACCTCGCCTGGCACTCCTCCGACCCGAACACGGTCGGCGTCGACGAGTTCATGAGGTGGGCCAGGAAGGCGGGCGTCGAGCCGATGATGGCGGTGAACCTCGGCACGCGCGGCGTCCAGGAGGCGCTGGACCTGCTCGAGTACTGCAACGTCGGCAAGGGCACGGCTTTGGCGGACCGACGGCGGGCCAACGGCGCCGAGGAACCTCACGGCATCCGCATGTGGTGCCTGGGGAACGAGATGGACGGCCCGTGGCAGATCGGGCACAAGACCGCGCACGAGTACGGCCGACTGGCCGCCGAGACGGCGCGCGCGATGCGCATGATCGACCCGGGCCTCGAGCTCGTCGTCTGCGGCTCGTCCGGCTCCGGCATGCCGACCTTCGGCGCGTGGGAGCAGACCGTGCTGACGGAGACCTACGAGCACGTCGACCACGTCTCCGCCCACGCCTACTACTGGGAGGAGGACGGCGACCTCGACTCCTTCCTGGCCTCCGCCGTCGACATGGACGGCTTCATCGACGCGGTGGTGGCGACCGCCGACGCCGTGCGGGCGGCCGGCAAGCACACGAAGCGGATCAACGTCTCCTTCGACGAGTGGAACGTCTGGTACCAGAAGCGGGCCGAGTCCAGGCCGCCGACGGGCGACGACTGGCCGATCGCACCGGTCCTGCTCGAGGACACCTACACGGTGGCCGACGCCGTCGTCGTGGGCTCGCTCATCATCAGCCTGCTGCGCCACACCGATCGTGTCCACGCCGCGTCGCTGGCCCAGCTGGTCAACGTCATCGCACCGATCATGACCGAGCCCGGCGGGCGCGTCTGGAAGCAGACGATCTTCCACCCCTTCGCGCAGGCCTCGCGCCTGGCGCGCGGCGAGGTGCTGCGCCCGGTCATCGCCTCCGACACCTACGCCACGGCGAAGTTCGGCGACGTCCCGCTCGTCGACGGCGTCGCGACCTACGACGCCGAGACGGGCGAGACCGTCGTGTTCGCCGTGAACCGCTCGACCACGGACACGGTCCCGCTCGCCGTCGAGCTCCGCGCGCACGGCATCACGCTGATCGAGGCGACGAGCTACGCGCACGCCGACCCGCGCTGGTCCGCGAGCGTCGATGACGACGACACCGTGCTGCCGCGTCCCAACGGCTCGGCCGCGATCACCGCGGACGGCGAGGTCACCATGGACCTGCCACCGGTGTCCTGGAACGTGCTGCGGCTCGGCCGCGCGTGA
- a CDS encoding transglutaminase-like domain-containing protein, whose translation MRRSVSSTLELTLSEGEVQLAFMVAVARVPGLRIDERLTIHLGDELVEATEIPAPHNGVVHDLTVNPGVSGTPLVLNYHAIVETNWDEVAAAHDDAEGEEIVGEAGGPIDLLMYLRPSRYAESDRFFGTSRAEFAGLAGRELVLAVADWVNHHLRYTPGASRPTDGAVETLLARQGVCRDFAHVAVALLRALDVPARLAAVYAPGLFPMDFHAVAEAWVEGGWHVIDPTRLAPRQTLVRVATGRDASDTAFLSSYGARLTLDRIKVLATSDPFLPTDDHRSMLRVP comes from the coding sequence ATGCGCCGCAGCGTCTCCTCCACCCTCGAGCTGACCCTGAGCGAGGGCGAGGTCCAGCTCGCGTTCATGGTCGCCGTCGCGCGCGTGCCCGGGCTGCGGATCGACGAGCGGCTGACCATCCACCTGGGCGACGAGCTCGTCGAGGCGACCGAGATCCCGGCGCCGCACAACGGCGTCGTGCACGACCTCACCGTGAACCCCGGCGTCTCGGGCACGCCCCTGGTGCTGAACTACCACGCCATCGTCGAGACCAACTGGGACGAGGTCGCCGCCGCGCACGACGACGCCGAGGGGGAGGAGATCGTCGGCGAGGCCGGCGGCCCCATCGACCTGCTGATGTACCTGCGCCCCAGCCGGTACGCCGAGTCCGACCGCTTCTTCGGCACCTCTCGCGCCGAGTTCGCGGGTCTGGCCGGGCGCGAGCTGGTGCTCGCCGTCGCCGACTGGGTCAACCACCACCTGCGCTACACGCCGGGCGCGAGCCGTCCGACCGACGGCGCCGTCGAGACCCTCCTGGCGCGCCAGGGGGTGTGCCGCGACTTCGCGCACGTCGCCGTCGCGCTGCTGCGGGCGCTCGACGTCCCCGCGCGCCTCGCGGCCGTCTACGCCCCCGGCCTGTTCCCGATGGACTTCCACGCCGTCGCCGAGGCCTGGGTCGAGGGCGGGTGGCACGTCATCGACCCGACCCGGCTGGCCCCGCGCCAGACGCTCGTGCGCGTGGCGACGGGCCGCGACGCCTCCGACACGGCCTTCCTGTCCAGCTACGGCGCCCGCCTCACGCTCGACCGGATCAAGGTGCTCGCGACGTCGGACCCCTTCCTCCCGACCGACGACCACCGCTCGATGCTGCGCGTCCCCTGA